The following proteins come from a genomic window of Lolium rigidum isolate FL_2022 chromosome 5, APGP_CSIRO_Lrig_0.1, whole genome shotgun sequence:
- the LOC124656942 gene encoding putative gamma-glutamylcyclotransferase At3g02910 has protein sequence MEATTATTVFVYGTLKRGFPNHPRLAASGSPFAGAASTAAPVSLVIGPYSVPFLIPAPTPSAGRLVSGELFSASPSALADLDLLEGTHLGVYERRRITVLVDGTSREIEAEAYFANASYAEDLWRRCGGEAAEIGEYTMEHAARYVPPSGRSPGVSGLMDAVRGFLATTPPDK, from the exons ATGGAGGCGACCACGGCGACGACGGTGTTCGTGTACGGCACCCTGAAGCGCGGGTTCCCGAACCACCCGCGCCTCGCCGCTTCCGGCAGCCCCTTCGCCGGCGCGGCCTCCACCGCCGCGCCAGTCTCCCTCGTCATCGGCCCCTACTCCGTCCCCTTCCTCATCCCCGCCCCCACTCCATCCGCCGGCCGGCTTGTCTCCGGCGAGCTCTTCTCCGCGTCCCCCAGCGCCCTCGCCGACCTCGACCTGCTCGAG GGCACGCACCTCGGTGTATACGAGCGCCGGCGGATCACGGTCCTGGTCGACGGGACGAGCAGGGAGATTGAGGCAGAGGCTTACTTCGCGAACGCGAGCTACGCGGAGGATCTGTGGCGGcgctgcggcggcgaggcggccgaGATCGGGGAGTACACCATGGAGCACGCGGCCAGGTACGTCCCGCCCAGCGGCCGCTCTCCCGGCGTCTCGGGGCTCATGGATGCCGTCCGTGGCTTCCTCGCCACCACTCCGCCGGACAAATGA
- the LOC124651597 gene encoding uncharacterized protein LOC124651597, which produces MAAVAGDEPETVEVTLRAVGPTRPTTIRLPPLISVVDLRRRVAQDRRLPEDRLRLVLRGTTLPWGDDDRVKFRDGDSLIVAVAPKPPAKHLRDEDDDDDDDDEEELKFKIPQTTTWWKKRIFIFLRDKLRFPDILLMALFSVTMKAWIIITLWFLLAPIARKYEFGPLYILATGFLIILLNLGRRQQGDVSAYSIFNEDFRELPGTFNAERIDRDLRAGQL; this is translated from the exons ATGGCTGCGGTGGCGGGCGACGAGCCGGAGACGGTGGAGGTGACGCTGCGCGCCGTTGGTCCGACCCGGCCGACCACCATCCGCCTCCCACCGCTTATCTCG GTTGTTGATTTGCGCCGCCGCGTTGCCCAGGACCGGCGTCTACCAGAAGACCGCCTCCGCCTGGTTCTGCGAGGGACCACTCTCCCGTGGGGAGACGACGACCGTGTAAAATTTCGCGATGGGG ATAGTCTTATAGTGGCCGTGGCACCTAAACCACCTGCCAAACATCTCCGagatgaggatgacgatgatgacgatgacgatgaagaggaaCTG AAGTTCAAAATACCACAAACAACAACCTGGTGGAAGAAAAGAATTTTCATATTTCTTAGAGACAAACTGAGATTTCCTG ATATCTTGTTGATGGCGCTGTTTTCTGTCACTATGAAAGCATGGATTATCATCACATTGTGGTTCCTATTGGCACCTATTGCTCGAAAGTATGAGTTTGGACCTTTATAT ATACTTGCGACAGGTTTCTTGATTATACTTCTTAATCTTGGAAGGCGACAACAAGGTGATGTTAG TGCATACTCCATATTTAATGAAGACTTCAGGGAGCTGCCAGGAACATTTAACGCAGAGCGCATAGATAGAGACCTCCGGGCAGGTCAATTGTAA